The Gossypium arboreum isolate Shixiya-1 chromosome 2, ASM2569848v2, whole genome shotgun sequence region aaaataagattgtattgTATTATCATTAATTCaattaaccaaaattttaaaacttcgAAACTCTTcaaaaataattcattttaatttattcatagAAAGTTTTCGAATTAACCAAATTTTGTAACAAGTTCTCTTTCTTTTGGTTCCACgtgacaaaattacaaaaattaatgtttttttatgttttagttCAAAAAGGTTTAAAACATGACCAAAATAACAATTAACACAATAAAACTCTAAATTAAAAgcataatatatatttttcatttgataTACTTTAATTGTAAAACtcattatatatatttgatttgctATAATTTAATTAAACTCATTATATATATGTGCTTTGACTCATTACATCATTCATTCGGCTAATATATATAATACGCTAacctaatatatattattttcaattaatcTAATTAACCACCTTGGAATCAAATTAACCAATAACTAAATTCTTACAAATCCCCCCGACCAAGTTAATTTCAGTGACCGAACCAACTCAACCTGATCGGTTAATTTGATTTTAACCCAAACATTTACACTGCATAAAATACATGCATGGTACATACTGGAAGGAAAAGCAAAACAAATTATTCTAACGAAAAATATTATTCCTTATTCACTCATTAAATATAGGGCATTGGTCATCTACTTACTACATCAATCAAAGCTAAAAAAAACATAAGACATGCATATGTTTTTGCATCTTCCATACCCACATACAAAATCATAGGAAAATGGGTCACTCGACCCATTACCAATTATATAATTTCTTTCCAACTACGACTAATGACTAATAGCCACAGAAGGAAAACCTGTCGGCCACCCAACACCACTTATAACACACATCTCCCTACCCTTCTATAACATTGCACAAAGTCGCACGATTGTGTAGCATAAATTCCATTCATGCAGTATTAACAGCAACTGGCTTCCCTCGACCCATAGCAAATCCTCTTGTGCCATCTGGCATACGAGGACCAGGGGGCTGCTTTGCTCCAGTAGCTTGCTCATTGCTGACCCAATTACTTGAAGCTGAAGGGGGAGTGCCTACATGATTTCCGTGACTACTATGATGGTTATTATGGTATTGAGTCCGCCCACGTCCTTTACCCCGGCCCCTGTTTCTCCCTTTTTTCTGCCCGCCCTCTTTCTCATTAGAATGCTCCTCTCCCTGCACaacataaatatatggtatgttCATTCAGGAATTTgggatatttaaaaaaaaaaaaaaaaaactaccaaAGCAAGCATCTCAACAAAAGAGCCACGCTTTGCTTTTCAGCTCCAAAAACTAAAGGTACAATTACCAAACCAATTCTTTACACTATATACCACTGCATTCACTATTATGACCTCAAGGTAACTTCAAAGTAACAATAAATAGCAGCATGTGGAGCAATCTCATTTCTTCAAAGTCCCAATTCCATTTATGTCCAGTATTTCATTATCTTAGCATTATATTTTCCTTTCATAGTTAATTTTTGGTAGAGGTAAACACTTACTATAAGAATTGGATTGGAACTTGCAGGATTCCCATGTGAATGAATATCAGACAACTGAGAAGGATCTTCTTGTTGTTTCTCATTTGAAGGCAGTTCAGAAATACAAACATCATCTTCCTCATATTGACCTTCTCCATCATGGCCCTTTTTCGCTCTTGCATGAGCAGGTTTTGACTAAAATGAGCGAATACAAATACAGATCAGTATTGCTTCATAGTCAACTGAAATTAGCAAACACAAAGAATTTTCTCCAAATCCAGAGTTCAACTGAAATTAATGAAATACATGAAATAGGAAACAACTTCATATAGTTGGATGTCTTTTTGGTATGTCTGTGGTGGTGGGGACTCCATAATCCGCTAAATACTCATTTAACATTAAATTTTGGTTCTGCTGGCAAACATAGCATACATTCCACTACAACTATCTGGTGATACGAGATGTTAAAGATCTCAATTGATAGAGAGACTGCAGTCTGCTCATTTTCCTTGtaatcaaacaaaaattttgaCCCTTTCTTGTTCATTACAGCAAATGAGTTACAAAAATGAATGAGAAGAATGGGGGCAATGaggaaaagaaataattaaagcAAAAAGTTTAAATATCCCAACTACATACCACATGTCTAAGCATTAGACGGACCCTAAGACCACTCCTCCAATTTCCCTCTTCGTTAAGCTCCGCAACCTACAGAAATACAGTTATCCCATTGTTCATAACTACAGAAGGTAAACAGGGTCATTCCATGGAACTTAGGGGTACTTACAGCTTTTTCAGCCAACTCAACAGTTTCATATTCCACAAATGCATGCAActacaaaaagaaagaaaatccaaAATTAAAGCACCTACCAACTGTTAATACTTTTAATTAGAACAAATATCAAGAAATATGATCTCCTTCCATAGAATCTGACCAAAACAAGGGAAGATATCTTTCCATAGGAAACGACTAATATGGTCAGCACATCCATGATGAGCAAATGTACCTTGTTACTAAAATGCATGCCATCACTCTTTGCTGACCTAGATGCTGAAGACATCCCACCACCAGAGGGTTGAGGCTGACAGGTACGGATTGTTTTCACACTGAGAAAGAAAACATCAAGAGATATCGGTCCATCGAGAcacaataaaaatatttaaaagtaaaaCTCACTACCTAGAGCTCATAACTTCTTTAGAAAGGTAATAGTCTCTGTACCTCCCAACCGCAGAGAAAATCTTCATGAGGTTCTGATGGCAGTGATCCTCAGGCAAATTTTCAGCAACAATTATACGAGACTATGAATGACAAGAATTTGAAAGCAATATGTAAAGACATTAATATATTAAAGTTGATGAATATATAagctacaaaaaaaaaaagggaaaaaaatcccCTGAATAAGAAAACAAACATAACATTTATAGGAAAAAAATACATAATAAATTTGCATAAGAAACATAAAGGGAAAATAAAATGAACAAAACCTACTTGCAACTCTTCCATATCTGATTCAGTAAGGGGATGCTGGCGTCTTACTTTTTTTCCATCTTCACTAACTACCTGTATATTATGGAATCACAAAGATTTAAACAAAGCCATTGAGGAGAAATGAAActaaatgtaaaaataaaaaataagaaactGTAAGTGCATGAAACGTTAGTAAAAGGAAAATACTCACAAGCTTTGCTGAGTTCCGCAAAACAGTAGCTAGCTGGGAATGAGTAGTTACAAGGGCTTTAATCTTCTTAAAAGATGCAACAACAGATATTGGCACTATATTGGAAACAAAGAAAATATTAATCTAAATCAACGTTGGAAAAACCAGACCAGAGGCCAAAACAATGAGGCTTTTGGTTTAAATGGTAAGACTTTGCATCAACAAGAGTTCCAGTCTAAAAACTttggtaaactacaaaaatagtaaCTTATGCATGGATTAAGTTACGTTTTCGTCACTGAACTTTAAtttgttacaaaatgatcactaaCATTATTGATTTGTTACATTTTGGTCACTAAATTGTTACCCTCTGTTAAAGCGTGACGGAAATCTCACGCGACACAAATCTTGCCATTAAATGCAGACGTGAGATCCACGTCAGTGCCAACTAAATCAAAAGGTCAAAGGTTCTCAACCCTTCGTCTTTTTCTTCCTATTCAAAGGGCCAAAACATCAATGCCAGCACTATCTTGCCGCTGCCAGATGTTTAGTAGCAAAATAACAATAGATCCTGTTGAAACGTTACAAATATTAATAGACACAGATTATAATTGGGATTATCAATAACTAAAAATAGAGTTCAAATGACTTAAATGCCTAACTATAGATCCAGAttctaaatgaagaaaaatagagttCAAATGGCTTCAAGGATGACCAGATTCCAAGTCTCCTATTCTCGTGGGAGTCCAAGTTCCAGCCCAGGGACCCAAATACGGTTGACTCAGGTGGTTATATAAGGTGTGGCCAAACCGCTTTGAATCTCGGTTATGTTGAAGCCTTAAAAGCTTGAGCCTTGGCTCAAAGGACATTTGGCTGCAACAGGACAGTACTGGCTGTGCCATGAATGCACCGGCAATGGTTTAGGGTTCATAAAGTaaggttttgtttttgtttagaAGGAAAGAAGATGAACAGGGAAAAAAGGTTCTCGAATCTTCGACCCTTTGACTCAGGTGACATTGATGTGAATTACACATCAGCATTAAATGGAAATATTTGTGCTACTAGAGATTTCTGTCACACTTTTAATGGATGGTAATGTCTCGATGACCAAAATGTAACAAAgcatgaccattttgtaaaaattaaagtTCACTGACCAAACCGTATCCAAACCATACATAAGCGACTATTAcccaaaaaaattttgctcaCTAAGCTCATTAATGGAAATAAATCATACCATATCCATCAGGGTCCTTGTTGATGAACCTCATAAGATGATCCGTGGTGGCCAAGTTCAAATCACCAAAATAGTACTCAACCTGTGAAATAGAAGGTGGTGTTTCACATTAAGGAAAAACTACAGCCGAACAAGACAGAGCATAAGGCTATAAAAAGAAATTGGTAACAGCTATGGTTTAAAAAAATCCTCAAGGAGCGACAACATTCATCAAGAATTTGATCATTTTGGTTTACTTGTATCCGCCAATGATTAGATAATCTTAGAATCAGATTCTAGAATACAGCACAAACAAATTCAACAATCAAAAAAGAAATAACACAAGTAATTGAAGAATCACAAGAAAACAAACAGTAGAAAAAAGTTGCAAAAAATAGTAATGAATGGTAAAGTGACCTGATTCAAAATCTTCAGTGTAGCTTCTTCAGATAGCCCGTTTTTGGAGGAAATCGAACCATGATCCTTGTGCTCCTGATGATCTTTCTTAGCAACAGCTTCAACTTCCTGCTCTCGATGATGATGGTTCTGGTaaggatgatgatgatgatgatttctCATGGACATATGATGGGGAACGGGAACCAAGTGAGGTGGCATAGGCACGGGGAGGTGAAACGCCGCCCCCGCCGGCGCAGGAGGAGGAGAGTAGACGTGCATGATCCCAGGGGGTGGAGGAGGAGGGATCATCATCCTCATGCTTTGCTGCTGTTGTTGCTGCTGCTGAGACGTCGAGCGAGTAGGCACAAACTCGGGCGCCTGGGCATTGAGCCGACTGGATGACAAGTTCCGCAACAGTTGTGGAtctgaagaagatgatgattgcGGGGAATCTAGGGTTTCTGTCAGGGCCATGATTTGGGGATATAGAGATTTTAGAATTTGGTATTCctttttttttaacttatttttttctgaaaaagtTACAGCAAATAAAAATTTGGGAGATTAGGAGCGGAGGATATATCTTTGACTAGGTAGGGTTTACTGGCTGTGGAGACTGAGAGTGAGAGGGCCCTGCCTGCAAAGGACGACGCCAAGGGAGACGACAATGGAGAGGATTTCTCGACCTTTACTCAACCTTCATCCTGCCCTATTTATACTCGACCTTTACCAACACCCACTTCCTCTAAAAGCCACACCCATCTGTGGGTGAGACCGAGACAAAACGCTGTTTAATTTCACtagaaataattttatttttcaccaaaaataaagtaattattatttaatacgaAATTATCATGtatcttatttatttaatttttatttttcaaggtgcatatcaaataattatccaaaattattttaactttttaaaagaaattagtaTTAACTCCTTTTATCCAAAAATTATTATACCAGTTAAATATTTTTACTCCATTTATCTCAATGCAAGACGCATAAGGCGTTTGATACAAGTAATGGATACCTTAATTATAAAGTTGTGTCCATTTTTGAAACATCGATAATTTGATTCCCTTTTTTCAttacaatttttttctaaaaacattAAAGAAAATCATCCTTACTATCAACCTCTggaagtaaaaataaaagaagtggaAATCTTactgaaaaaaaaaaccatttcgGGGAACAACAAACAGACTCTTAATTTAGTACTTTCACTTGCATTGCACTTAAGGTAGTTTTGAGAAAAGAACATCTTTGATGGTAAATGAAATTGGTGCAGATGAATAGCTCCTTAGAATACAATTTACATCCTAGCAATGAATGAACTGAAAGACATGTTACAGATAGGAGCCATAAGTCAAATACAAAAAGACATGCTAAAAATAGTTAGGGACTAGGGAGGCACCACACAGCAGATATAcataactaaactttcacaaacaGCAGAAAAGAAAAAATCAATCATTTAAAGCATAACAAATTACATTATATTATTTCGGCAATGAAGGAAGAAGCCAAGCAAAAAAGCCAACGTCTGCTTCTCCCCTCAATTTCTGGCATGAATATTCTATCAAAATGTTCCAAAGGTCTCCAACATTCCATTTCTGCAATATAATCCACTGAGTCACCTGCCATGTGAAGCCAGAACGAAAGAGTATTAATATTGCTATTAATGCACTCaacaaaatattgaaaaaaagaaattaaTGAATTGACGGGGTTCAAACCCAGACAAGCAAAGCAACAATAACAAATGAATACAAGCAATATGAAGGAAACCACATGAAAATTTTTAAGAAGGAACACCAATTGTTCAATTGACCAGAGTGGGGCACCTTCAACCCAAGATTGATTGTGACAAGTGCACTTTGCTTACCCAGCACACAGTAGAATGTAAGGTAGCCAGGGAACATATTAAAGATCCATGATAGTGAACCATTACAATGCCTTGTTACAAATCTTATCTACAATGACACTTCTACTCTTAACAAGAACAAGCAGTACCTGAGCAAGACTTTGCAGTGCCTCCAGACCAAAAGTGTAGTATGAAATGAAAGGTCTTAAAGCCTGAAACAAACGTAACAGACCATACAGTATTTAGATATTCACAAGAGCCTTACACCTTTGAGGACCATGGCATCTAATATTTAAGCTGCAAGGACAGAATAACTACCTGAGAAGCAGCAAGCCACTGAATTATGGTCTTCACTTCAGGATCTCCTCCAAATGCACCACAGCCCCAATTTCCCGTTGCTATCCCAATATAATTTTCACAGTCCTCTAAGTGCCAACTTTTCTCATCAGACTTTCTGACTTCCTCTGTCCTGGATTCTCCTTTAGCTTTAATAGGCAGAGAAGAACCTTCATTTAACTGTAAAACAGAAAAGTAATGATCATCATGCAACTTGATATAAAGAGCAAATCCAAATTATGCTAGACCACAAGAGAACCCACATAACAGAACTTCAACAATAAATGTGTATTTTAGTCCAGGGTTCATCAATTAGGGAATAAACACAATAGAGGTAAGATGATAAAACAGTCCTGCCAAAATTTCGTCCCCGGATATGTCACCATCATGTTTATTATCTTTGATCAAACTGACCAGCACTGAGTTCATCTTGAATAGTCTCTTGTACTGGCTATATTTTGATTGATCCAAAAAGCCACAAAATGCCTTATTAGTCTCCCTACCAAACACAAATAGAAGCGATATAGGTTATACAATATGAATTAAATAGGAAGCAAGATGAATGTAAAAAATCTAATTAATACAATTGTAGAAACAAATCTCAGAAGTTCCACATTATATACCATGAAAGCCTTTATCAAGTACATTGCATGCGGAATCGATTAACGTTACGAGCACATGACATGACATAAAATAGTTCATAACAGTTATTTATTTAAGATCTAATATATTATTGCAACTCAAAAAACTCATTGACAAGAGTAGTGCAAAATTTTCCTAAAGCTCTTTACTTTATGCATATTTGCAGCAAAAGTTTTTCAGTCTAGAGGGACAAAATTGCTTTAAACTAGGTTTCTTCTTTCTTAATTTTGGGTTAAGATTCAATGCAATGTTCTTAAAGCACCAGCAGCCCCATCTGGTAACTTAATAGTAATTTTAGTCCTCCTGGCTGTCATCAGTTTTACTATTTGTTTTTCCTACAAACCTGGCATACACATGAATGTCATGCAAAAACCAAAATTTGCATACCGAAGAAGGTATTTCGGTTTGTACTGTTTCATTCTTGGACTGCACAAAGCATCTATAGCAACAATTCTGGTTTTTCGTCTTCCAAGAAAGTCAACACTCCTTTTGTCCACATAGTCACCAGAAAACCGAAATGAAGAGGCATATCTGTACTAGTTAAAACAATATTATTATCATAAATCAACTGCAAAAGAAGGAAAAGTAGAGGCAGGTAGTCATCAAACTCTTCTCTCTTATTGGAGATGTATCTAAGGCGGGGAAGTAAAGCACTACCAAAAGACTGTTTCCCTAAGCCCCCCAAAAAAACAGATACAGAACCCATGGAACGTTGATTTCATACAACTTTTACAGCatgataaatttaaatgaaaatcaTATAGAAGTTATTATACTtcagaaataaatatatacaagtTACAGTGGTACAAGCATACCTTATAAAAATGAAATAACCAAATAGTACCAGACCCGTTTACAGGCTTATGGTCTATAAACCAATGAGTGGTGCTTACTACTTACCCTGTATAGTCAGAGAACCTCTCTGCTCCAACAATTTCTATAGCTTCATTGTCTGCCATGGAAGGCAAGAAAAGCATGCCAGCAATCAATTCAGGATTGATCATGAAACGAATTTCTTCCTATTAAAATATTAGAAAAGAATCCAACCAGTAAACAAGGTCTCTGAAAATAATGGCTAGAGTAAAAGGTGAAAAGAATCAAGAAAATGAAAGAGTAGTCCATAATGACAATAATGGTGTCAATGAAGCAGAAAAAGAAAAATCAGACCTGCACACAGCCCCTATGTAAAGCACCACCACCAAGATATTTATTAGCAAAATCCACTTCAAGAGCCTCAATAGCGTGATCTTCTATCAAGCCTGAGCTGTGGACCTGCGCCATTATAGACAGATAACAGGAGGATTGAACCACCGCAACGGTAGGATGTTGGTACAGAAAAAAAATaggccaagaagaaacaaatgTGATATTGAAATTTAAGTTTAGAAATAGATTCTATATGTCGAATAGTTACCTGAAAAGGGCAGAGGCGGATAGTTGATTTGGTCCAAAAATCAGCATACGGATAAGAGAGGAATGATTGCCAAGGATGATGTTCTAAAGAGAGAAGCTTGCGCTCAAATGAGACAGATCCTGTCGGCATTTGCAAACATATCCTTTGGAAATAGCAGATAATGCACCTCACTTTGTTTTCTTGGCTCTCACTGTAACTGTCATAGAGACTCCTGAGGATATATAGTGCTCATTTAGTGTTTGAATATAAccaagaaagaaaaggaaacttTAAAAGTAAAATTCACAAGTGGCGAAGTACAGAGTAAATGCTTcagattgaaaaagagaagccAAAGATGCACAACAGCAACTTAGAAATTAATAACGAGAATGAGATTGATAGCAAGACGATAGCAAAAGAGAGCTGACATACGCAAACAATTGATCAAAGTTGATGGTTGGCAGATGTTTAAGACCTCTATTAGAGATTGGAAACAAACAAAATAAAGAGCATGCAAGTAGAGCGCCAATCAACTCCTGAGATGTAGATTAGATATGCATCAAATTCAAGCATGATACTTTTGAATTAAGCAGGCGAGTAAGTAGAAGTATAGTTCATATTAGAAGTGACAAGTATAAAAATACACCTGGGAGAGAAGCACCATGCCAGGTTGCTGCGGGCCCAAGATGCGGAGACCGTATCCATAAGCCCGCGAGTTCTGATAGTGAACCTCTAAAAGGGAAGGCAACCGCAATAGCAGATTGGCTAATTTTGGAATATCTTCCGCAAACCATTTTCTGGAGTCGGCCCCGGACATGAGCTGCGCCAGAAATTCATTAAACAACTAAAACGAAGAGAAAGCCCAGAAAAGCAACCACTTTCGTACCTCATCAAAGAAGAGGGCATAGCCTAGGGGGGCAGAGAGAGCGAGAGGGTCAGCGAGGGAAAGAGAAGCTCTCATGTCGGAAATGGCGATGGAGAGGACTTCGCCACAGTTGACTCGGCTGTGATCAGGACCTCTGGACATCGCCTCCAGAGCCTCAACCACTTTCGATGGCCATAACAGTCGCCTCGAAGATCCAATTACTAACGGTAGATAAGGCAGGATCGACTCCAACTCTGCGCTGTCTTCCATTTTTTCTTTGAGATTTATTGAGGATTCTTAATTTTGACACAGTCACATATGAGGTTTATTTTCCCTTTCAGCGCAGTCACATGGAGGCCAGAGCTGGTAAAACATAATTATAGAAAACATAATTATCTCTCTCTTATTTCCCTTTTATTGATATTATTATTCAgaaaagatatttatataaaaatatataaaaattattataaatagaaataaaatttcatttgaaaatcaTTTCTAAAAATTCTTTGTGTTTTTACTCCatctttaaatattattaaatagttCTATAAGGAGTTACTGTAGAagtttttttttatagaaattgattttcTTATTATACATTGCTCAGTGCTTAGTAGACTATTCTCGCCAGTACAAAATATAAATAGTTAACGAGCTTCATTGTATCTTCAAGGCTAATTTATTTGAAACTCATTTGCACACCAAATTTAGGTGGGAGCAAATAAAGCtttaaagatagtggcttgatacacgcCTTAGAGCATTGTCCTATTTCTTCATTCTCTGTTTGAGTTCCATTCGTTGTTTGAATTTTATTTGTGTGTTTGAGATTTTTCTCACCGGAAATTTTTCTCACTAAGGTTCACTCGAAGCACTCAATGTGTGACACATCCCGAAATTGGGTTGGAAGTATCAATGTTTGTAGGATGAGTCAGTGATTTTGGATAGACTTTTgtgtttatttttgtgttttaaagaCAGAATGAGCTTGCTCGTCCATTCTACAGTATTTACGTTTAACAATGTGTTGAGTCTGGTGAGTGTCAGTGTCGTTGTTTTGAGTTTTGCATtagtttcttttattcttttatatttaGTTTCAATCGAAATCCTTATAGGTTGGTGTGTTTTCATAATCAAGTTTCAGATTGGTTAGTGAAGGCGTTTTGGTTGATTTTTAATGCTTTAGAATCGTATTTTTACGGGGGGTGTGTGTTCTTAAATAGTTGTAATTAAGGATGATTTTTATGTTGATTTCGCGATTTGCAGTAGGATTTTGAGTGGTTTTtgaaccacacggtcgtgtgtcgcTTTAGAAATTAGGTTAATTTTCTAGTCACATGACCTAGGGTGAGTCACATGGgctggccacacgaccgtgtgacatctGTTTGGGATTTTTAGATCATACACGGCCTAGGGAGATTCCACATTGCCTGAGACACGATCATGCCTCGCCTGATTCTAAATTGTGTAATTTGTCACACGAGTTCAAAAAGTTACACAATATGCCTATACGGATGTGTACCTTAGCGACATAGATGTGTCTCTCAGCCACATGGACGTGTACCCCTATCACACGATCTGAACCCTCACACACGATCAT contains the following coding sequences:
- the LOC108467095 gene encoding la-related protein 6B is translated as MALTETLDSPQSSSSSDPQLLRNLSSSRLNAQAPEFVPTRSTSQQQQQQQQSMRMMIPPPPPPGIMHVYSPPPAPAGAAFHLPVPMPPHLVPVPHHMSMRNHHHHHPYQNHHHREQEVEAVAKKDHQEHKDHGSISSKNGLSEEATLKILNQVEYYFGDLNLATTDHLMRFINKDPDGYVPISVVASFKKIKALVTTHSQLATVLRNSAKLVVSEDGKKVRRQHPLTESDMEELQSRIIVAENLPEDHCHQNLMKIFSAVGSVKTIRTCQPQPSGGGMSSASRSAKSDGMHFSNKLHAFVEYETVELAEKAVAELNEEGNWRSGLRVRLMLRHVSKPAHARAKKGHDGEGQYEEDDVCISELPSNEKQQEDPSQLSDIHSHGNPASSNPILIGEEHSNEKEGGQKKGRNRGRGKGRGRTQYHNNHHSSHGNHVGTPPSASSNWVSNEQATGAKQPPGPRMPDGTRGFAMGRGKPVAVNTA
- the LOC108467330 gene encoding poly(ADP-ribose) glycohydrolase 1-like isoform X3; amino-acid sequence: MEDSAELESILPYLPLVIGSSRRLLWPSKVVEALEAMSRGPDHSRVNCGEVLSIAISDMRASLSLADPLALSAPLGYALFFDELMSGADSRKWFAEDIPKLANLLLRLPSLLEVHYQNSRAYGYGLRILGPQQPGMVLLSQELIGALLACSLFCLFPISNRGLKHLPTINFDQLFASLYDSYSESQENKVRCIICYFQRICLQMPTGSVSFERKLLSLEHHPWQSFLSYPYADFWTKSTIRLCPFQVHSSGLIEDHAIEALEVDFANKYLGGGALHRGCVQEEIRFMINPELIAGMLFLPSMADNEAIEIVGAERFSDYTGYASSFRFSGDYVDKRSVDFLGRRKTRIVAIDALCSPRMKQYKPKYLLRETNKAFCGFLDQSKYSQYKRLFKMNSVLVSLIKDNKHDGDISGDEILLHDDHYFSVLQLNEGSSLPIKAKGESRTEEVRKSDEKSWHLEDCENYIGIATGNWGCGAFGGDPEVKTIIQWLAASQALRPFISYYTFGLEALQSLAQVTQWIILQKWNVGDLWNILIEYSCQKLRGEADVGFFAWLLPSLPK
- the LOC108467330 gene encoding poly(ADP-ribose) glycohydrolase 1-like isoform X1, producing MEDSAELESILPYLPLVIGSSRRLLWPSKVVEALEAMSRGPDHSRVNCGEVLSIAISDMRASLSLADPLALSAPLGYALFFDELMSGADSRKWFAEDIPKLANLLLRLPSLLEVHYQNSRAYGYGLRILGPQQPGMVLLSQELIGALLACSLFCLFPISNRGLKHLPTINFDQLFASLYDSYSESQENKVRCIICYFQRICLQMPTGSVSFERKLLSLEHHPWQSFLSYPYADFWTKSTIRLCPFQVHSSGLIEDHAIEALEVDFANKYLGGGALHRGCVQEEIRFMINPELIAGMLFLPSMADNEAIEIVGAERFSDYTGYASSFRFSGDYVDKRSVDFLGRRKTRIVAIDALCSPRMKQYKPKYLLRETNKAFCGFLDQSKYSQYKRLFKMNSVLLNEGSSLPIKAKGESRTEEVRKSDEKSWHLEDCENYIGIATGNWGCGAFGGDPEVKTIIQWLAASQALRPFISYYTFGLEALQSLAQVTQWIILQKWNVGDLWNILIEYSCQKLRGEADVGFFAWLLPSLPK
- the LOC108467330 gene encoding poly(ADP-ribose) glycohydrolase 1-like isoform X2, coding for MEDSAELESILPYLPLVIGSSRRLLWPSKVVEALEAMSRGPDHSRVNCGEVLSIAISDMRASLSLADPLALSAPLGYALFFDELMSGADSRKWFAEDIPKLANLLLRLPSLLEVHYQNSRAYGYGLRILGPQQPGMVLLSQELIGALLACSLFCLFPISNRGLKHLPTINFDQLFASLYDSYSESQENKVRCIICYFQRICLQMPTGSVSFERKLLSLEHHPWQSFLSYPYADFWTKSTIRLCPFQVHSSGLIEDHAIEALEVDFANKYLGGGALHRGCVQEEIRFMINPELIAGMLFLPSMADNEAIEIVGAERFSDYTGYASSFRFSGDYVDKRSVDFLGRRKTRIVAIDALCSPRMKQYKPKYLLRETNKAFCGFLDQSKYSQYKRLFKMNSVLVSLIKDNKHDGDISGDEILAGLFYHLTSIVFIP